In Agromyces sp. G08B096, a genomic segment contains:
- a CDS encoding MFS transporter: MLGIGSFWRALPTEGRWLLSTVAIQTLGRGLTLPFTIIYLHEVRGFDLGLSGALMSVIAVVGLVVTGPGGTLIDRYGARRVLLVGLAAMIAGCTLLAFATHPAVAAVALVLIGVNFGVSWPGFNALIATVVEGDLRQQYFGVNFALVNLGIGVGGILGGFFVDVDAPETFTAIFLADAISCLIPVALLLGPLRHVRSHVDPDDDAEAAPTVGYREILRQPAIRWMTLLSFLAVFMGYGQMEAGFPAFARQVAEVSTQTIGFAFAVNTAVIVLLQFTVLKHITGKRRTRVMWVMALVWAASWLVLGAAGLLPGSIAAAVGVLAFMGVFAFGETLMQPTVPAVYNDLASDRNRGRYNAINSAAFQAGTITGPVVAGLLLDHDLDAWYIAIMVLSCVGICALAFALERRLPAHANGITAEPEPARD, from the coding sequence GTGCTCGGCATCGGTTCCTTCTGGCGCGCCCTCCCCACCGAGGGGCGCTGGCTCCTGTCCACCGTCGCGATCCAGACCCTGGGCCGCGGGCTCACCCTGCCGTTCACGATCATCTACCTGCACGAGGTGCGCGGGTTCGACCTCGGGCTGTCCGGCGCGCTGATGAGCGTCATCGCCGTCGTCGGCCTCGTCGTCACCGGCCCGGGCGGCACGCTCATCGACCGGTACGGCGCACGCCGGGTGCTGCTCGTCGGCCTCGCCGCGATGATCGCCGGCTGCACCCTGCTCGCCTTCGCCACCCACCCCGCCGTGGCCGCCGTGGCCCTCGTCCTCATCGGGGTGAACTTCGGCGTCTCCTGGCCGGGCTTCAACGCGCTCATCGCCACGGTCGTCGAGGGCGACCTCCGGCAGCAGTACTTCGGCGTGAACTTCGCCCTCGTGAACCTCGGCATCGGGGTCGGCGGCATCCTCGGCGGGTTCTTCGTCGACGTCGACGCCCCAGAGACGTTCACCGCGATCTTCCTCGCCGACGCGATCAGCTGCCTCATCCCCGTGGCGCTGCTGCTCGGGCCGCTCCGCCACGTCCGCAGCCACGTCGACCCCGACGACGATGCCGAGGCGGCGCCCACCGTCGGGTACCGCGAGATCCTGCGCCAGCCCGCGATCCGGTGGATGACCCTGCTGTCCTTCCTCGCGGTGTTCATGGGCTACGGGCAGATGGAGGCCGGCTTCCCGGCCTTCGCCCGCCAGGTCGCCGAGGTGTCGACGCAGACCATCGGGTTCGCGTTCGCCGTCAACACGGCCGTCATCGTGCTGCTCCAGTTCACGGTGTTGAAGCACATCACGGGCAAGCGGCGCACCCGCGTCATGTGGGTCATGGCTCTGGTGTGGGCGGCCTCGTGGCTCGTCCTCGGCGCCGCCGGGCTGCTGCCGGGCAGTATCGCGGCGGCCGTCGGCGTGCTCGCGTTCATGGGCGTCTTCGCCTTCGGCGAGACCCTCATGCAGCCGACCGTGCCCGCGGTCTACAACGACCTCGCCTCCGACCGGAACCGCGGCCGTTACAACGCCATCAACTCCGCGGCGTTCCAGGCGGGCACCATCACGGGGCCGGTCGTCGCCGGGCTCCTCCTCGACCACGACCTCGACGCCTGGTACATCGCGATCATGGTGCTGAGCTGCGTCGGCATCTGCGCCCTCGCGTTCGCCCTCGAGCGCCGGCTCCCGGCCCACGCCAACGGCATCACCGCCGAGCCCGAGCCCGCCCGCGACTGA
- a CDS encoding carboxylesterase/lipase family protein, translating to MRVRGSGAGDRPVAETSAGAVRGLRRDGVRVWRGIPYADSTAGPHRFRGPRPAPAWPGIRDASRFGPVAPQLRRGQFIGAAAHLPRSEDCLSVNVVAPDGAPPANGWPVMVFLHGGGYSVGSSGEYPRQGERLARRHGIVYVSCNYRLGALGWLDLRAYSTPGHPIEANLGLRDQVAALEWVRREIRGFGGDPERVTLFGESAGGNSVTTLLTVPAAEGLFARAIAQSAPANAVYATDVAQGWAGEYVRLLSRIVDDDDLDSESRSDAAAMLRSAHPMQLAEATTALTIRTPDEQPGTIALAPVIDGEFLPMRPLDAFRDGVAHRVPLIIGTNDREGSLFEGRIDILPTTKPRIRAIFANTGKRARKEIKRQYPGLPARRPAADFAGDFTFWFPSVKVAERHSRFAPTWCYRFDAAPRTARLLGLDATHGLELFALFEKFDTPVGVGLTLLGGRRMFRTVGRRMQAHWAALAATGEPGPGWPRYDELDRRTLVFDRSDRVEPDPRRGRRLAWQAFVPHV from the coding sequence ATGCGGGTTCGGGGCAGCGGTGCGGGCGATCGCCCCGTCGCCGAGACGTCGGCCGGAGCGGTCCGCGGCCTCCGGCGCGACGGGGTGCGCGTGTGGCGGGGCATCCCGTACGCGGACTCGACGGCGGGCCCGCACCGGTTCCGCGGCCCGCGACCGGCGCCCGCGTGGCCGGGCATCCGCGACGCGTCGAGGTTCGGACCGGTGGCCCCCCAGCTGCGTCGCGGCCAGTTCATCGGCGCCGCGGCGCACCTGCCGAGAAGCGAGGACTGCCTGAGCGTCAACGTCGTCGCCCCCGACGGCGCGCCGCCCGCGAACGGATGGCCCGTCATGGTGTTCCTCCACGGCGGCGGCTACAGCGTCGGCTCGTCGGGCGAGTACCCGCGGCAGGGCGAGCGGCTGGCCCGGCGCCACGGGATCGTCTACGTCAGCTGCAACTACCGCCTGGGCGCGCTCGGATGGCTCGACCTGCGGGCGTACTCGACGCCGGGGCATCCCATCGAGGCGAATCTCGGCCTCCGCGACCAGGTGGCCGCGCTCGAGTGGGTGCGCCGCGAGATCCGCGGCTTCGGCGGCGACCCCGAGCGCGTCACCCTGTTCGGCGAGTCCGCCGGGGGCAACTCGGTGACGACCCTGCTCACGGTGCCGGCCGCCGAGGGACTGTTCGCGCGGGCCATCGCGCAGAGCGCACCCGCGAACGCCGTCTATGCGACCGACGTCGCGCAGGGCTGGGCGGGGGAGTACGTGCGGCTGCTCAGCCGGATCGTCGACGACGACGACCTCGACAGCGAATCGCGATCGGATGCCGCGGCCATGCTCCGTTCGGCGCATCCGATGCAGCTCGCCGAGGCGACGACGGCGCTCACGATCCGCACCCCCGACGAGCAGCCGGGAACGATCGCGCTCGCGCCCGTCATCGACGGCGAGTTCCTGCCGATGCGGCCGCTCGACGCGTTCCGCGACGGGGTCGCGCACCGGGTGCCGCTCATCATCGGCACGAACGACCGCGAGGGGTCGCTGTTCGAGGGGCGCATCGACATCCTCCCGACGACGAAGCCGCGCATCCGGGCGATCTTCGCCAACACCGGCAAGCGCGCGCGGAAGGAGATCAAGCGCCAGTACCCGGGGCTGCCCGCCCGGCGCCCGGCGGCGGATTTCGCGGGCGATTTCACGTTCTGGTTCCCGAGCGTGAAGGTCGCCGAGCGGCACTCGCGGTTCGCGCCGACGTGGTGCTACCGGTTCGACGCGGCGCCGCGGACGGCGCGGCTGCTCGGCCTCGACGCCACCCACGGACTCGAGCTGTTCGCGCTCTTCGAGAAGTTCGACACCCCCGTGGGCGTCGGGCTCACGCTCCTCGGGGGCCGGCGGATGTTCCGCACGGTCGGCCGTCGCATGCAGGCGCACTGGGCGGCACTCGCCGCGACCGGCGAGCCCGGCCCCGGCTGGCCGCGGTACGACGAGCTCGACCGCCGCACGCTCGTCTTCGATCGGAGCGACCGGGTCGAGCCCGACCCGCGGCGCGGGCGACGGCTCGCCTGGCAGGCGTTCGTGCCCCACGTGTGA